A stretch of DNA from Acanthochromis polyacanthus isolate Apoly-LR-REF ecotype Palm Island chromosome 21, KAUST_Apoly_ChrSc, whole genome shotgun sequence:
TTAATGTCAACGGGCGAGGGGGTGGCAGCCCCGAGCTCTTCGACATGTCCCGTCTCGGAGAAAGCCTGGCTGCGCCCAGCCCTCGTACATGCCGGACACCTGAGTCCTTCCTGGGCCCCACAGCAGCTTCTTTGGTGAATTTGGACACCTTGATCCCAGCAAACCCCCCAACAAAGACCAAGAACCCCTTTTTATCAGGTGTGTATTGTGTCATTGACTGCAGATGCAACAGTCATTCTGGGTTCCCACTGAAATAGCAGTGAAGTGGTTGCTTTGATAGCTGCAAGTTTATACTTAAAGTAGatttaacaaatgaaaatcatGTGACATTTCTGctatttgtttcctgttttacaAACATGTATTGTAGGCTAAATAGATTACCTCTGTATGAAATACAAGCCTACTTCAGTCTAGAATTGCAGCAATgaactttttagattttttgtacCTCCGTAGTTATTTTCTAATGACACACCTTTTTAAATGCAAGTTtcattttgccagtacataaaCATAAACAGTGATCGATTCATCAGGTTCTAGGTACAGTCTCAGAAATGGTAAGTCTAATTGGAACATGTGGTTGAAGTAAATCAAATAATCTTCcctttcttgtttctttccatCTAGGCCTGAGTGCTCCTTCAGCCACTAATCCATTCCAACCCGAGCAGCCAAAACTAAGTCTGAATCAGATGAGCTCCACCTCTGCGGCTCCCCATTCCACTCTTCCATACAGTGCCTCTTTGCCCCTGCCTACAAGCCATCAGGGGGCGTCCCTCCCTTCATCACTCACTCACCCCACCCAGCCTGGTCTGGACCTGCCAGGAAACCTCCCTGAGCCCTTGTTGCCGTTTTCCTCGGGCAGTATTCAGGGCTCACAGTCTGCACAGAGCAGTCAGAACCCTTTCTTATGAGGACCAACTAAACTGGAGAAAAATATTGTAGAAAAAGGGGGGATATCAGTAGGTTATGCTCTTGAAATATCATTCTAACTGCAGACAAAACTGCAGCCCAGAGGACTTGTAATAAAAATCTATTCTTAGTTGTTTTTATATTGCTGTATAGCACAGTAACCCTTAGATTGATGCAAGATGGTTCTGCCCTCCACTGCAACCACATATCCTTCTCCTCTTTTAAATAATGCGATAACAGGGCATAAaagaaataacacatttttatcaGAGGCTAGTAGTGTCATGTACAACTTCCTTAAGGTCATAACCTGTTGCTTACTgacaaactacacaaaaagcACATATTTGTAATGATTTGTTGTCACTGAACTGAGCTGGAAATGCCAGGTAAATGGGTGATGGATTTGACCACTGCATTTTCTGACTCCTTGAAAGACAGATTTCTGAGAGGCGACCTGTCCAGTGAATGCGGCATTCCTGCATCAACACAGTTAACTATGTGGAGCTTCTGTTGGACCAGAACTGATGATAAATATTGGTGTACACATAATTTTTACTGTAGTGACAAAAATTGCTCAATGAAATCATAGTTTGGGAGGGCTGTAAGCACTTTGGAATTCATGGTAAGCAAGgcagcatttaaaaatgtatgaatccgatttttattcattgcttGTGAACCACTGACTCATCAAATATAAGGGTATAATTACAAcactgtttcatttttcagatgggtttattgttttgcattttctcaTTTCCCTTGCTATCAATACAATGCATATGAAATGATCACaactcagacacacacccagAACCAGTGTTTGTTGTGCAGTTTGCGCCCCCTGCTGGTAACAAATCACTAGAAACACAGTAACCAATCAGGCAAGCCAAGCATACATCTGTTACATTTTACTAGTTATGAAAAGTTAAAGACCTTAGAGTAGCATTAGGTTTCCTCCACGCAAGTGCTATGATCACACTACAGTAGGATATGTCTAAATACCTTTCAACTTTAAGTAAGGCCGACAGTGGTGttattttgacaaatgtttAAAAGGCCATCCATACAATCATTTCATCCTGCATTAGTATCACATATCCATCTCCTTCTCCACTCACCTTCTTCAACAATCATCATATTTTTCTGGTCATATGCCTTACCACAGTTTTATACATTTCAACACTGCACACTTCATTAAAGCCTCTAGTGTGCCCTTTCAAACTGAGAATACTGATGTTGTCAGCCAAAAGGCTTGAAGATATTTGTCAGTTTTGTGAGAGTATCATTATCATGTAAGGCGCAAATGTACATCACTTGACAGCGACGGACTCCAGCCACCTCAACACCTCTTGGAGTCCCTGTCCAGAGCGAGCACTGAGTTCTAGTGTTGTGATTGGCTGAGTCGCAGATGCAATAATGTCATCCATCCGGAACAGGGACTTTATTTCAATAAGGCTCATAACGCAAGGCATGTCCCTGGAACAAGTTGgaatgaaaaatacaaattagAAAATGCACAATGGTATGAAGAGCTGCAAATTTATGATGTGTGATGTATAGGGATGTGTATGGTGGGACCATCACCTCTTGTTGAAGAGAATAAGCACAGAGGCATTGTGCAGAGGTTCAGCTGAAAGTACtgacagcagctggatacagGAAGAGGATACCTGAGCAATGTTGGCAGAATCCACCATGAACTatgtgaaaacagacaaagataGAAATATTCAGTCAAATAACATAACAGTCAATTATTTACCTCTGTCAAATACTGTAAACAAATGCAGTATGTATACAAAGACCATACGATGACAGAGGAGCAGTCTTCGAAGTAACTGGGCCATATGGGGCCCATGCATCCTCCCAGCTCTCTCACTGTCACCTTCTTTCGTTTCAGCGTGAAGTCTGTCAGATTGGTTCCTACCTGTGGAGTTTTACAGAGATGAGAGACAGGGATTAGGTGTCACTTCAAAGTCGAGCCTGAAAACCTATAACACATTACATTTTTCAGTACTTACGGTAGGAAGAGTTGGAGGAGGTGTCCCCAGTTCACCTAAACCATGCAAattgatcagtaaacaaaatctgataggaaaaatatcaaaatataaattttgGTATTAGCTTTAAATACAAGCAGATATTGCTTGAAATGTTAGTGTTTTTCTAAGGGGATGAAATTTCAAGAACTGTAATAGCCAATAATATAATAAGATCTTATACTACTAATATGCAAGTTTATCGAGAGTTTACAGTTATGCAACTGTATCTGTACGCAAACCTGTGGAGAATAACACGGGACTGTATTATGGCTAAATGGTGGGGGAAAAAACCTACACAATAACCAGTGTTAGCTTTATTAACCACTTTGCTGCTACTACACTAGCACCTTGGGCTAAGTAAGCTAGCTTGTTAAGCTACCCAGCAGCATTTACTTTCTTCTATTTCCAGCTCGCAACATTCAAATTAGCACAAAGGATATTTTGAAGACGTTTGACTAACAATGTCTTTCCGACACCAGTCGCCCCAAGAAGTAAACACGTTtgtttgttgctcattttgGTTTTCCTGCAAAGGCATAGCGAAGATGTGCTAGCTTGGAGACGATGTGGCCTCGCTTGGCACCATGGCGACGCTCACATGATCGTGATCCGTCGTAGCGATAGGATGAAATGCAAATCAATCATTTAGTACTTGTCTCTGATTGGTCATCTTGTAAACTACATAAGTATAGCGGAAGTTAAACAAACTCGTCCCCGAACCGAAGTCCTCGTTGGTTTAAGAGACGGAAAACCTCGAAAACGCCCCCTGAACTTCAGGCACGACATTTGCAATGTGTTTATGGCATTAATCCAACTGTGCTTATATTTGCACGCGTTTTGAGAAGCAACCATGGAAGCTAAGCTAAAGAAAGAGTTGGGGACTAATATGCTAAAATCGACTGGACACTCAGGAGGTGGATGTATCAGCGAGGGCCAGAGTTATGATACTGACTTTGGAAGAGTGTTTGTGAAGATAAATCACAAGAGCGAGGTATTTGTTAAttgcttctgttttttatttccattcCAGTAATTTATTTGACTGTAGTAACATTCGGTTAGTTCATCTAAGGCCTTCCATTTGTGCTAATTCATCATCATGAATGAATAGAACATGTTCTAGCAGCTCCTGTCTCTGAATGCTATTTTCAGTGGACTTTGTGCAGACAATGTGGATTAGAGGACaatgaaattatttattttaccataaTGTGAACACTGAAACGTGTATATCCATGTGCTACTCCATTTCGCACTAACCCAGAATCTTCTTTTGTTTTACTCAGGCCAAATTAATGTTTGATGGAGAGATGGCCAGTTTGGAGGCCATTGTACAGACACAAACTGTAAAAGTCCCCAAGCCCATCAAAGTGATTGAGCTTGACAGAGGAGGCTGTGTATTTGTGATGGAACATCTAGACATGAAAGGTCTTAGCAAGTAAGAACactcatacattttttttctttatcagtGTAGGTTATAGTAAAGGtgcagcctgtttttttttttaatcaaacaatttattttttaattccttTGTGTAGATACTCAAAGCAACTTGGAGAGCAGCTGGCAGATATGCATCTTCACAACAAGAGACAGTTGGACAAATTAAATAAGGAGCAGCAAACAGTGGGTAATTCACTTTAATTTCACTACACCGGAAAAAGAAATTAACCTTGCTGTTACCTCCCTAAATAACAGTTCTGTCTCAAGTTTAAACAGACCTGCAGATtcatttttctacatatttgACTGTATGCAGGAAAAGGAGCTGGGCAGTCAGAGGTTGCTGTTGTGGAAAAATTTGGCTTCGATGTAGCTACATGCTGTGGATATATACCTcaggtaaaaacacacacacatacacacacaccaacattttgcacatttataaGGCAAAACTGGTGTAAGCCACTGCCTCTTAGATGTAGTAAATACAGTATACAACATAAGTGAGTACACCCTCGTGCAGTATCACGAAATTGTAAATAATTGTATCACCTTCTACACACAGTGGGAATATAATGCAAAAAAGGCAGTATACCTTTCATTACTGAGATAGAAATCTTGAATTTTTCAATACATCATATGTCCATGTCAAAATTTAATGACAGACTGACCTACTCTGAATGAAGATACCAGTGCTGCACAAATGTCTGGAgagatcctctgccattctttaGACTATTTTTTTAGTTACTTTCTCtttagaaagatcccaggggtgttctgttggattcaagCCAGGCGACACACTTGGCCAGGTCATagctttcatatttttcttcctTAGAAACTCTTGTTTTATTGTGGCAGTGCGCTTTGGATCATTGTTATGTTGGGGTTTTATTCGGTTCTCACCCGTGTACTCACCCTTGCACCTCTGAGATTCACTGTAGGGGCTGTCATCATTGTGGCTGTCCTGATGTCAAACATGCTGGACCCCATCTCAACCAAACAAGTCTACCTTGGTCTTATCTGACTGGAGAATGTCTCCCAATATTcatctgggtgtttttttttctcatgtcattttttaaagtttaattgtGCAGTTTTGTACTGAACagcaaagtgtttttctttattgttattCCTAGAAGTTGGCATTATGCAGGCTGTTTTTCACTGTCTGAGCTGTTCCAGAAACTCTGAGTTCCACTGATGGTCCATCTGCTTTTTAAAGCTAGATTGTGTGAATAGTGTACTGTCCACTGTGGCTCTACTATGGCTCATTTCATACCCCCTAAATACGGCTGCAGCTATGCTTACTTACTTTTAGTTGGTCACCAATTGCTCTGTAACCTTTTCCATCCCTGTGAAGTCACACGATCCAATTTCATAGTTTCTCTGGCAATTCTTTGCCATGTGGTGCCATGATGGAGACCTGCAGATAGACAGCCCATAGTTTGAAAGGTGAGAAAGTGCAGGTAGACACAGATCATTTTATAGCCATGTTCATGCATTTAGGCTAACTGGAAATCACAGGTTTACTGAGGTTAGGGTCAGCGATCTCCTTTGGGGccttatttgtttttgattgttcataaGGCCAAATACTGTACTTAGTAGTCAACTTTATGATAATGCAGTTATTGAGAGGTAATTTGAAATGTACGTGATATTGTACAGGAGTGTACTGACTTCTGGTGTATACTGTATGTGTAATCTTTAAGTTAGTAAGATTCATCTAAGTGATTTCACTGtagacttgtgttttttgttccttcCCCAGGTAAACGAGTGGCAGGATGACTGGGTGGCATTTTACTCCCAGCAGAGGCTGCAGCACCATATTAACTTGGTGGAACAATCGTACGGAGACAGAGAGGCCAGGGAACTATGGGCCAAGCTTCAGGTGCACCTTCCCTTTGACCCCATCAGAAATCAAATATACTTTACACAAGTCCCTATGACTGTTTCAGTAACCTGATGCTGTAATGTACATATTGTGTCTGTTATTTACAGCTAAAGATCCCTCAGTTTTTCTCAGATGTGGAGATTGTCCCTGCTCTCCTCCATGGAGACCTGTGGACAGGAAATGTTGCAGAGTCTGCAGATGGCCCAGTCATCTTTGACCCTGCATCCTTCTACGGCCATTCAGAGTTTGAGCTGGGTATAGCTGGTATGTTTGGTAGCTTCAGCAGGTCTTTTTATTCTGCTTACCATGAAAAGATTCCTCAGGCACCAGGATTTGCGAAGAGGAACCAGCTTTACCAACTCTTCCACTATCTGAATCACTGGAACCACTTTGGTGGTGGCTACAGAGGCTCTTCAGTCAGGGTTATGAAGGACCTGCTGAAATAACTGCACTTAGCACCAGCTTAGTATTATGTATATATTGCTAATTTGACCAAATAGTGTTGCTAAATGTTGAAGAAACTAAACATTCTAGCCTGCTGTGTGGCATGGTAAAAACAGAATCAACATAGCAAATACAGAtacacagtttttatttttattgaagaTTGTGACTGCCTCATGAGAGAAGAACGAAGATGACGGAGTTGGTCTTACAATGAGTATTTTGTTACGCTGCAATTCCTTTATtaacatattaatatttataattGTCTGAATTTTACCCAGACTAAGTTATATTACAGTGCAAAGGATGTCTGATTTTTACAGTGAATGCAGTTCCATTACTTATACATTATAATAGCCTCACTAGTAATATCCTCCAGGCAAAATGTTCCTATATAGTAATGAATCCTTGCAAATCCTTATCGTCCACTGCTCAACTGACAATAAATCCTGAGATGATGCAAAGTCGTCCAACTGCATTTGTTATTTATCTCATATTGAAACAGTAGTGAATTATTCTTCACTGATCAATCACTAATATACATCTGGCAAACAAATACACAGTCTGcatatttgttgcttttcttcgTTTTTCCCATTCTCATATCCTCcatttcatcttattttgttttttgatttcattttttcttttttatcactttgattattagaattttttaaaattatgctAGCCTTGATGATTTGGCCATTTTGTTTACCTGATGTTCGTACTAGTAAAGCATACTACATTAAACTGAACTGGATCAAACCATATATCAGCCACTTAAAGGTGCATAATTAAGtagatgtatatttttattctgttgttgtATTAGAACATATTcacagatttcatttttcatgctgTGATGCAGCCATagatttgagatttttttaggattttgcctttgtgatttattatttttttaaaataagcatCTAGTCAATTTTAATTCTCGGGTCTTGACGAAACAGATCACATGTCCTTTTAATTTTACAGGTCTACAATCACAATACTGTATGAACTTTATTTGAGCTTATACAATGGTACCGGCAGCGCTAATaaagattagattagattcaactttattgtcatggCACATAGTGCAAGGACAAACACAATGAAATGGACTTTATAGTTAACCAGAAGTACAAGAGATGCAGTAAAATCTTTGTGAACTGCAAAATGTTGAATAGCTTAAAGTACAGTCTGAATATGGTAAGATATTTACAGTATGAGCAGTATTAACAGTAGAAGTACTGCAAACAGTGCATCTAAGTATGCAAGATGTACGAATATATGCGATGTACATGCAGTGTATAATGTTATGAGGAAACTACTCAGTGTAATGGAAAACACCTTCCATCCCCTGCAGATCACAGTGTTAGACCAGATCACCTTTAGTAGGGGGGGTCTATAAATacctttttcacaaaaaaacatttaactaaCAGGTTTAAATAAACCTTTATCttgtaaaatgaacaaatgtacaacttttttctgtttttaccttGGCTTCTTACTGCTACTTGAGTTTTATGAAATACtgcattttgcataattttaagACAAAGTCAGTAATTTTCCTCAAAACTGTTCTTGTATTTGTAAATGTCATTATATCTCTATCTGTCTGACCAGTTCACAGCCTGCATCTTCTTGATCTATCACTGCTGATGAGGGGTTTAAGTCTTGTTTTGATCATCTGCCATGAGACTGCATATATGTTTCGTGATACCCAGTGTTCCAGAAGAATAAATACTCTATGTGATCTGCCTGGGTACAAATTTTACATCTGAGATATCagaatggggctgcacagtagagtagtggttacAACTTTtgacttgcagcaagaagatccctggttcaaatcccagggtgggcctgagatctttctgcatggagtttgcatgttctccctgtacatgtgtgggttttctccgagtactccggcttcctcccacagtctaaaaatatgctgaggttaattgataactctaaattgtctgtaggtgtgaatgtgagtgtgattgattgtctgtatatgtaggcctgtgacagactggtgacctgtccagggtgtcccctgccttcgcccgagtcagctgagataggctccagcaccccctgcaaccctagtgaggatagagcggtgtatagagaatggatggatggatatcagAATGTCTAGATGCATTAGCTACTAGTAAGtgtcagtcacaacattatCATGCAAGTGAACTATCCGATGAAAACACCCTAAGACGACACTGGTGTGGCGTTCCAAGGATTAAGAGGCCCTAACTGTGAACATTGGTGACTTAGATTGAAGTTTTCTGATATGTTCGCTGAGATTTATGTCATTAACAGAAATGTTTTGGCTCCATACATTTAGTTCATCTGCAGACTTTCTGATATCACCTTGCTGAAAACCTGTCTCTGTATGGGATTAGAAAATAGCCATATCTGCGATATTAACATGTCAGTAGCAGGAAGAAGCCAACTGCAAATTCAAAAAGGTTATGAATTTTGTATCTATTATACATAGGAGAAGGGTTTAAGCTAGTTAGTCAGCATTTCCAGAATTATAGACCCCCCTACCTTTAGTTGTGGCCCTGAGACCACTGAGgagcagcacaaaacacaacaggagtTCTTTTCTACCACATGCTGTAcacctcctcctgtctctgcagTGAGGACAGCTGAAACATTGGGCACTGATAGCCGAACAACAATACCAACATTATTTGCAAAGTTACTTCATCAGTTGAATGTGCAAGATCAGTTTTAGTGGATTGCAAAATTACAATATGCAAAATTTTAGGGTCATGAGCAGATTTTATTATCAAATGCAAATAATAAACTTTCATGAGCAATGTTAATTGTcatctgtaatattttaatatgtGCAATATTGCCAATTTTATTGCTTACTGTTCTAGTCCTTTTCTGGTTACttagtttgattttgttttaattttttgtaatGCATTATGTGTTTGCACTGCatttactttcatgttatgGGAATTTGTTAGCacaagaatcttttttttttaaaagtatgtgCTGAAGGAGTATGCAGAGTATGATACATATTAACACAATGAACAGTGTGGATAGAGTGGTATGGACACACTAAGTGtatgaatacaataatccaCAGGTGATAGGAGTATtccagataaataaaaatatgaagacGGAAATCAGAATATAAAGTTAATAAGAAAACACAATATAAACAGTGTAAACAATAGATATGAGATGCAAGACATATATAGTATAAACACAGTATGAACGGTGAGGTGTTTAGTCCTTACAGAGAGTAAAAATAATCACCAGCCCTGCTAAAAAAATTGCAACTGTA
This window harbors:
- the fn3krp gene encoding ketosamine-3-kinase, translated to MEAKLKKELGTNMLKSTGHSGGGCISEGQSYDTDFGRVFVKINHKSEAKLMFDGEMASLEAIVQTQTVKVPKPIKVIELDRGGCVFVMEHLDMKGLSKYSKQLGEQLADMHLHNKRQLDKLNKEQQTVGKGAGQSEVAVVEKFGFDVATCCGYIPQVNEWQDDWVAFYSQQRLQHHINLVEQSYGDREARELWAKLQLKIPQFFSDVEIVPALLHGDLWTGNVAESADGPVIFDPASFYGHSEFELGIAGMFGSFSRSFYSAYHEKIPQAPGFAKRNQLYQLFHYLNHWNHFGGGYRGSSVRVMKDLLK
- the arl16 gene encoding ADP-ribosylation factor-like protein 16 isoform X3, with translation MGPIWPSYFEDCSSVIFMVDSANIAQVSSSCIQLLSVLSAEPLHNASVLILFNKRDMPCVMSLIEIKSLFRMDDIIASATQPITTLELSARSGQGLQEVLRWLESVAVK
- the arl16 gene encoding ADP-ribosylation factor-like protein 16 isoform X2 → MSNKQTCLLLGATGVGKTLLVKRLQMINLHGLGELGTPPPTLPTVGTNLTDFTLKRKKFMVDSANIAQVSSSCIQLLSVLSAEPLHNASVLILFNKRDMPCVMSLIEIKSLFRMDDIIASATQPITTLELSARSGQGLQEVLRWLESVAVK
- the arl16 gene encoding ADP-ribosylation factor-like protein 16 isoform X1 → MSNKQTCLLLGATGVGKTLLVKRLQMINLHGLGELGTPPPTLPTVGTNLTDFTLKRKKVTVRELGGCMGPIWPSYFEDCSSVIFMVDSANIAQVSSSCIQLLSVLSAEPLHNASVLILFNKRDMPCVMSLIEIKSLFRMDDIIASATQPITTLELSARSGQGLQEVLRWLESVAVK
- the arl16 gene encoding ADP-ribosylation factor-like protein 16 isoform X4 codes for the protein MVDSANIAQVSSSCIQLLSVLSAEPLHNASVLILFNKRDMPCVMSLIEIKSLFRMDDIIASATQPITTLELSARSGQGLQEVLRWLESVAVK